A window of Calliopsis andreniformis isolate RMS-2024a chromosome 3, iyCalAndr_principal, whole genome shotgun sequence contains these coding sequences:
- the Tj gene encoding maf family bZIP transcription factor traffic jam isoform X2 — translation MEAEDHLAREYVQEFVLDHLDPADVKREVRIGSPMMVNGSVVQLPGQVQAQGLAMAPLTPPAHELEQPHPLYGQPHIQVQHGVLVKAPPGAASHLTTLSHPGTPPDTPPVSASPPSLQLHRGDRDSRERGLFLHLQQPGSLVQDEMQVGSGGMSWLTQSLRQEPLDLRPHCPQEQTSEPHHEAWPSTPTHHHFQDLQHLQRHSRHAGGYITTMAGHIEYYGGGGAGGGMLPAGGSGMSGMEDSMQGIQMQPGRPMSVCSVSSCGAGGPSPAHRTGNALYPNCGSNNPQEELMNDELLMSLSVRELNKRLHGCPREEVVRLKQKRRTLKNRGYAQNCRSKRLQQRHDLETTNRNLQNELQRLKIELARVQQERDLYKQRCEILRTRQNHHPNHNHSHHQQQASQQQQQHQPQQHQQTQNQQQQAQQQQQIPQQQHQPAPASPEVYL, via the exons ATGGAAGCCGAGGACCATCTCGCCAGGGAATACGTGCAGGAGTTCGTTCTCGATCATCTCGATCCCGCCGATGTCAAACGGGAG GTGCGAATCGGCTCACCGATGATGGTGAACGGTAGCGTGGTGCAGCTACCTGGTCAGGTGCAGGCGCAGGGCCTGGCTATGGCGCCTCTGACGCCGCCGGCGCACGAGCTCGAGCAGCCGCATCCGCTGTACGGGCAGCCGCACATTCAGGTGCAGCACGGGGTCTTGGTGAAGGCGCCGCCTGGTGCAGCCTCTCACTTGACGACCCTCTCGCACCCTGGGACACCGCCGGACACGCCTCCTGTCTCGGCCTCGCCGCCGTCGCTGCAGTTGCACCGCGGCGACAGGGACTCCCGCGAGAGGGGCCTGTTCCTGCACCTGCAGCAGCCAGGTTCGCTGGTGCAGGACGAGATGCAGGTCGGGTCCGGGGGCATGAGCTGGCTGACGCAGTCCTTGAGGCAGGAGCCCCTCGATCTCAGGCCCCACTGCCCCCAGGAACAGACGTCAGAGCCGCATCACGAGGCATGGCCTTCCACGCCGACGCATCATCATTTCCAGGACCTGCAGCACCTGCAGCGTCATTCGAGACACGCTG GTGGATACATCACGACGATGGCGGGTCACATAGAGTACTACGGGGGTGGGGGCGCAGGCGGCGGGATGCTTCCCGCGGGCGGCAGCGGCATGTCGGGGATGGAGGACAGCATGCAGGGCATACAGATGCAACCTGGAAGACCGATGAGCGTTTGTTCAGTGAGTTCTTGTGGAGCTGGAGGGCCGAGTCCCGCGCACAGAACGGGCAACGCTCTCTACCCGAACTGTGGCAGCAACAACCCCCAGGAAGAGCTCATGAACGACGAGCTCCTCATGTCCCTCTCCGTGCGCGAGTTGAACAAACGTCTCCACGGTTGCCCGCGGGAAGAG GTCGTGCGTCTGAAGCAGAAGCGACGGACCTTGAAGAACCGCGGCTACGCTCAGAACTGCCGCAGCAAGCGGCTGCAACAACGCCACGACCTCGAGACGACGAATCGGAACCTGCAGAACGAGCTCCagcgactgaagatcgagttgGCGCGGGTCCAACAGGAGCGCGATCTCTACAAGCAGCGATGCGAGATCCTGAGGACCAGACAGAATCATCATCCTAATCACAACCACAGCCATCATCAGCAACAGGCgtcgcagcagcagcagcaacatcaACCACAGCAGCACCAACAGACGCAGAACCAACAGCAGCAggcgcagcagcagcaacagataCCGCAACAGCAGCACCAACCTGCGCCCGCTAGTCCAGAGGTCTATCTGTGA
- the Tj gene encoding maf family bZIP transcription factor traffic jam isoform X1, with the protein MEAEDHLAREYVQEFVLDHLDPADVKREVRIGSPMMVNGSVVQLPGQVQAQGLAMAPLTPPAHELEQPHPLYGQPHIQVQHGVLVKAPPGAASHLTTLSHPGTPPDTPPVSASPPSLQLHRGDRDSRERGLFLHLQQPGSLVQDEMQVGSGGMSWLTQSLRQEPLDLRPHCPQEQTSEPHHEAWPSTPTHHHFQDLQHLQRHSRHAGGYITTMAGHIEYYGGGGAGGGMLPAGGSGMSGMEDSMQGIQMQPGRPMSVCSVSSCGAGGPSPAHRTGNALYPNCGSNNPQEELMNDELLMSLSVRELNKRLHGCPREEVSQVVRLKQKRRTLKNRGYAQNCRSKRLQQRHDLETTNRNLQNELQRLKIELARVQQERDLYKQRCEILRTRQNHHPNHNHSHHQQQASQQQQQHQPQQHQQTQNQQQQAQQQQQIPQQQHQPAPASPEVYL; encoded by the exons ATGGAAGCCGAGGACCATCTCGCCAGGGAATACGTGCAGGAGTTCGTTCTCGATCATCTCGATCCCGCCGATGTCAAACGGGAG GTGCGAATCGGCTCACCGATGATGGTGAACGGTAGCGTGGTGCAGCTACCTGGTCAGGTGCAGGCGCAGGGCCTGGCTATGGCGCCTCTGACGCCGCCGGCGCACGAGCTCGAGCAGCCGCATCCGCTGTACGGGCAGCCGCACATTCAGGTGCAGCACGGGGTCTTGGTGAAGGCGCCGCCTGGTGCAGCCTCTCACTTGACGACCCTCTCGCACCCTGGGACACCGCCGGACACGCCTCCTGTCTCGGCCTCGCCGCCGTCGCTGCAGTTGCACCGCGGCGACAGGGACTCCCGCGAGAGGGGCCTGTTCCTGCACCTGCAGCAGCCAGGTTCGCTGGTGCAGGACGAGATGCAGGTCGGGTCCGGGGGCATGAGCTGGCTGACGCAGTCCTTGAGGCAGGAGCCCCTCGATCTCAGGCCCCACTGCCCCCAGGAACAGACGTCAGAGCCGCATCACGAGGCATGGCCTTCCACGCCGACGCATCATCATTTCCAGGACCTGCAGCACCTGCAGCGTCATTCGAGACACGCTG GTGGATACATCACGACGATGGCGGGTCACATAGAGTACTACGGGGGTGGGGGCGCAGGCGGCGGGATGCTTCCCGCGGGCGGCAGCGGCATGTCGGGGATGGAGGACAGCATGCAGGGCATACAGATGCAACCTGGAAGACCGATGAGCGTTTGTTCAGTGAGTTCTTGTGGAGCTGGAGGGCCGAGTCCCGCGCACAGAACGGGCAACGCTCTCTACCCGAACTGTGGCAGCAACAACCCCCAGGAAGAGCTCATGAACGACGAGCTCCTCATGTCCCTCTCCGTGCGCGAGTTGAACAAACGTCTCCACGGTTGCCCGCGGGAAGAGGTGAGTCAG GTCGTGCGTCTGAAGCAGAAGCGACGGACCTTGAAGAACCGCGGCTACGCTCAGAACTGCCGCAGCAAGCGGCTGCAACAACGCCACGACCTCGAGACGACGAATCGGAACCTGCAGAACGAGCTCCagcgactgaagatcgagttgGCGCGGGTCCAACAGGAGCGCGATCTCTACAAGCAGCGATGCGAGATCCTGAGGACCAGACAGAATCATCATCCTAATCACAACCACAGCCATCATCAGCAACAGGCgtcgcagcagcagcagcaacatcaACCACAGCAGCACCAACAGACGCAGAACCAACAGCAGCAggcgcagcagcagcaacagataCCGCAACAGCAGCACCAACCTGCGCCCGCTAGTCCAGAGGTCTATCTGTGA